In the genome of Perca fluviatilis chromosome 4, GENO_Pfluv_1.0, whole genome shotgun sequence, one region contains:
- the LOC120556909 gene encoding proteoglycan 4-like isoform X2: MSVQSLCPYGLRSLVECISRATLLSKPADIPNFLVEYLLEVIDFRCSNANYEAGDKEVSFQYQDLWEERFLRNMTGTAVRQQFPVATTETSTPPAKCPSLTEIEEFLKALYSDYGFCDEESMGKEIEASDRNGFPIVTQPKAATPLKPTPLKVKTHEVSFISSHKESGRTTDKTSEVNCKSSPYSSHPRLTPPKSAKTHRVSSVSNGKTDLAEVNREVVPERTSTRPLEHKTMGQLRSGAGPSTSSIPMPEGTTELKVPRPDSTRKRPTTPKVSVPESNQKRPTTPKVPRPDSTRKWPTTPKVSVPESNQKRPTTPKVPRPDSTRKRPTTPKVSVPESNQKRPTTPKVPRPDSTRNRPTTPKVSVPESTRKRPTTPKVSVPESNQKRPTTPKVPRPDSTRNRPTTPKVSVPESTRKRPTTPKVSVPESTRKWAITPKVSVPESTRNRPTIPKVSVPESNQKWPTTPKVSVPESTRNRHTTPKVSVPESTRNRPTTSKVSVPESTRNRPTTPKVSVPESTRNRPTTPKVSVPESTRNRPTTPKVSVPESTRNRPTTPKVSVPESTRNRPTTPKVSVPESNRKRPTTPKVSVPESTRTKDLDKQESTRKRCATPKIYLPEWTRTKDLNRPEKTRGEAIINRAPVKAGAPRVLWSEKAIARPVGGGQGMGYRQGCVAEGATNLSQVKYSAVTCPHLAHTVHIIRYRRMLPQSNSGLQ; the protein is encoded by the exons ATGAGTGTCCAGAGTTTGTGTCCGTACGGACTGAGGAGCTTGGTGGAGTGTATTTCCAGAGCGACGCTTCTGTCAAAGCCAGCTGACATCCCAAACTTCTTGGTTGAGTATTTGTTAGAGGTGATCGACTTCAGGTGCTCTAACGCTAACTATGAAGCTGGTGACAAAGAGGTCTCCTTCCAGTACCAAGACCTGTGGG AGGAAAGGTTCTTGAGAAATATGACTGGGACCGCAGTAAGACAGCAGTTTCCAGTCGCCACCACAGAGACGTCTACGCCACCAGCAAAATGTCCATCTCTGACAGAGATAGAGGAGTTTTTAAAGGCACTGTATTCTGATTATGGGTTTTGCGATGAAGAAAGTATGGGGAAGGAAATCGAGGCATCAGACAGAAATGGTTTCCCCATTGTAACCCAACCGAAAGCTGCTACCCCTTTAAAGCCAACTCCTCTCAAAGTAAAGACACATGAGGTGTCTTTCATTTCCAGTCACAAGGAGAGTGGGAGAACAACGGATAAAACATCAGAAGTGAACTGTAAGTCTTCTCCATATTCCAGTCATCCAAGACTGACGCCACCTAAAAGCGCGAAGACACATAGAGTGTCCTCAGTAAGTAATGGAAAAACTGACCTGGCTGAAGTGAACAGGGAAGTGGTGCCAGAAAGGACCAGCACCAGGCCTCTAGAACACAAAACTATGGGGCAACTGAGATCAGGAGCAGGACCATCCACATCCAGCATTCCCATGCCAGAGGGCACTACTGAACTTAAG GTACCAAGACCAGACAGCACCAGGAAACGGCCCACTACACCTAAGGTCTCTGTACCAGAGAGCAACCAGAAACGGCCCACAACACCTAAGGTACCAAGACCAGACAGCACCAGGAAATGGCCCACTACACCTAAGGTCTCTGTACCAGAGAGCAACCAGAAACGGCCCACAACACCTAAGGTACCAAGACCAGACAGCACCAGGAAACGGCCCACTACACCTAAGGTCTCTGTACCAGAGAGCAACCAGAAACGGCCCACAACACCTAAGGTACCAAGACCAGACAGCACCAGGAATCGGCCCACAACACCTAAGGTCTCTGTACCAGAGAGCACCAGGAAACGGCCCACAACACCTAAGGTCTCTGTACCAGAGAGCAACCAGAAACGGCCCACAACACCTAAGGTACCAAGACCAGACAGCACCAGGAATCGGCCCACAACACCTAAGGTCTCTGTACCAGAGAGCACCAGGAAACGGCCCACTACACCTAAGGTCTCTGTACCAGAGAGCACCAGGAAATGGGCCATAACACCTAAGGTCTCTGTGCCAGAGAGCACCAGGAATCGGCCCACAATACCTAAGGTCTCTGTACCAGAGAGCAACCAGAAATGGCCCACAACACCTAAGGTCTCTGTACCAGAGAGCACCAGGAATCGGCACACAACACCTAAGGTCTCTGTACCAGAGAGCACCAGGAATCGGCCCACAACATCTAAGGTCTCTGTGCCAGAGAGCACCAGGAATCGGCCCACAACACCTAAGGTCTCTGTACCAGAGAGCACCAGGAATCGGCCCACAACACCTAAGGTCTCTGTACCAGAGAGCACCAGGAATCGGCCCACAACACCTAAGGTCTCTGTACCAGAGAGCACCAGGAATCGGCCCACAACACCTAAGGTATCTGTGCCAGAGAGCACCAGGAATCGGCCCACAACACCTAAGGTCTCTGTACCAGAGAGCAACAGGAAACGGCCCACAACACCTAAGGTCTCTGTACCAGAGAGCACCAGAACAAAGGACCTAGACAAACAAGAGAGCACCAGAAAACGCTGCGCAACACCAAAGATCTATTTACCAGAGTGGACCAGGACAAAAGACCTAAACAGACCAGAGAAGACCAGAGGAGAGGCTATCATAAATAGAGCACCAGTGAAGGCCGGAGCACCAAGGGTTCTGTGGTCCGAGAAGGCCATTGCAAGACCCGTTGGGGGTGGCCAGGGTATGGGCTATAGGCAAGGTTGTGTGGCAGAGGGTGCAACCAACTTGAGTCAAGTTAAATATTCTGCTGTCACTTGCCCACATTTAGCACATACCGTCCACATCATAAGGTATAGGCGTATGCTGCCACAATCCAACTCTGGGCTTCAGTGA
- the LOC120556909 gene encoding proteoglycan 4-like isoform X1 produces MSVQSLCPYGLRSLVECISRATLLSKPADIPNFLVEYLLEVIDFRCSNANYEAGDKEVSFQYQDLWEERFLRNMTGTAVRQQFPVATTETSTPPAKCPSLTEIEEFLKALYSDYGFCDEESMGKEIEASDRNGFPIVTQPKAATPLKPTPLKVKTHEVSFISSHKESGRTTDKTSEVNCKSSPYSSHPRLTPPKSAKTHRVSSVSNGKTDLAEVNREVVPERTSTRPLEHKTMGQLRSGAGPSTSSIPMPEGTTELKVPRPDSTRKRPTTPKVPRPDSTRKRPTTPKVSVPESNQKRPTTPKVPRPDSTRKWPTTPKVSVPESNQKRPTTPKVPRPDSTRKRPTTPKVSVPESNQKRPTTPKVPRPDSTRNRPTTPKVSVPESTRKRPTTPKVSVPESNQKRPTTPKVPRPDSTRNRPTTPKVSVPESTRKRPTTPKVSVPESTRKWAITPKVSVPESTRNRPTIPKVSVPESNQKWPTTPKVSVPESTRNRHTTPKVSVPESTRNRPTTSKVSVPESTRNRPTTPKVSVPESTRNRPTTPKVSVPESTRNRPTTPKVSVPESTRNRPTTPKVSVPESTRNRPTTPKVSVPESNRKRPTTPKVSVPESTRTKDLDKQESTRKRCATPKIYLPEWTRTKDLNRPEKTRGEAIINRAPVKAGAPRVLWSEKAIARPVGGGQGMGYRQGCVAEGATNLSQVKYSAVTCPHLAHTVHIIRYRRMLPQSNSGLQ; encoded by the exons ATGAGTGTCCAGAGTTTGTGTCCGTACGGACTGAGGAGCTTGGTGGAGTGTATTTCCAGAGCGACGCTTCTGTCAAAGCCAGCTGACATCCCAAACTTCTTGGTTGAGTATTTGTTAGAGGTGATCGACTTCAGGTGCTCTAACGCTAACTATGAAGCTGGTGACAAAGAGGTCTCCTTCCAGTACCAAGACCTGTGGG AGGAAAGGTTCTTGAGAAATATGACTGGGACCGCAGTAAGACAGCAGTTTCCAGTCGCCACCACAGAGACGTCTACGCCACCAGCAAAATGTCCATCTCTGACAGAGATAGAGGAGTTTTTAAAGGCACTGTATTCTGATTATGGGTTTTGCGATGAAGAAAGTATGGGGAAGGAAATCGAGGCATCAGACAGAAATGGTTTCCCCATTGTAACCCAACCGAAAGCTGCTACCCCTTTAAAGCCAACTCCTCTCAAAGTAAAGACACATGAGGTGTCTTTCATTTCCAGTCACAAGGAGAGTGGGAGAACAACGGATAAAACATCAGAAGTGAACTGTAAGTCTTCTCCATATTCCAGTCATCCAAGACTGACGCCACCTAAAAGCGCGAAGACACATAGAGTGTCCTCAGTAAGTAATGGAAAAACTGACCTGGCTGAAGTGAACAGGGAAGTGGTGCCAGAAAGGACCAGCACCAGGCCTCTAGAACACAAAACTATGGGGCAACTGAGATCAGGAGCAGGACCATCCACATCCAGCATTCCCATGCCAGAGGGCACTACTGAACTTAAGGTACCAAGACCAGACAGCACCAGGAAACGGCCCACTACACCTAAGGTACCAAGACCAGACAGCACCAGGAAACGGCCCACTACACCTAAGGTCTCTGTACCAGAGAGCAACCAGAAACGGCCCACAACACCTAAGGTACCAAGACCAGACAGCACCAGGAAATGGCCCACTACACCTAAGGTCTCTGTACCAGAGAGCAACCAGAAACGGCCCACAACACCTAAGGTACCAAGACCAGACAGCACCAGGAAACGGCCCACTACACCTAAGGTCTCTGTACCAGAGAGCAACCAGAAACGGCCCACAACACCTAAGGTACCAAGACCAGACAGCACCAGGAATCGGCCCACAACACCTAAGGTCTCTGTACCAGAGAGCACCAGGAAACGGCCCACAACACCTAAGGTCTCTGTACCAGAGAGCAACCAGAAACGGCCCACAACACCTAAGGTACCAAGACCAGACAGCACCAGGAATCGGCCCACAACACCTAAGGTCTCTGTACCAGAGAGCACCAGGAAACGGCCCACTACACCTAAGGTCTCTGTACCAGAGAGCACCAGGAAATGGGCCATAACACCTAAGGTCTCTGTGCCAGAGAGCACCAGGAATCGGCCCACAATACCTAAGGTCTCTGTACCAGAGAGCAACCAGAAATGGCCCACAACACCTAAGGTCTCTGTACCAGAGAGCACCAGGAATCGGCACACAACACCTAAGGTCTCTGTACCAGAGAGCACCAGGAATCGGCCCACAACATCTAAGGTCTCTGTGCCAGAGAGCACCAGGAATCGGCCCACAACACCTAAGGTCTCTGTACCAGAGAGCACCAGGAATCGGCCCACAACACCTAAGGTCTCTGTACCAGAGAGCACCAGGAATCGGCCCACAACACCTAAGGTCTCTGTACCAGAGAGCACCAGGAATCGGCCCACAACACCTAAGGTATCTGTGCCAGAGAGCACCAGGAATCGGCCCACAACACCTAAGGTCTCTGTACCAGAGAGCAACAGGAAACGGCCCACAACACCTAAGGTCTCTGTACCAGAGAGCACCAGAACAAAGGACCTAGACAAACAAGAGAGCACCAGAAAACGCTGCGCAACACCAAAGATCTATTTACCAGAGTGGACCAGGACAAAAGACCTAAACAGACCAGAGAAGACCAGAGGAGAGGCTATCATAAATAGAGCACCAGTGAAGGCCGGAGCACCAAGGGTTCTGTGGTCCGAGAAGGCCATTGCAAGACCCGTTGGGGGTGGCCAGGGTATGGGCTATAGGCAAGGTTGTGTGGCAGAGGGTGCAACCAACTTGAGTCAAGTTAAATATTCTGCTGTCACTTGCCCACATTTAGCACATACCGTCCACATCATAAGGTATAGGCGTATGCTGCCACAATCCAACTCTGGGCTTCAGTGA
- the LOC120556909 gene encoding proteoglycan 4-like isoform X3: MSVQSLCPYGLRSLVECISRATLLSKPADIPNFLVEYLLEVIDFRCSNANYEAGDKEVSFQYQDLWEERFLRNMTGTAVRQQFPVATTETSTPPAKCPSLTEIEEFLKALYSDYGFCDEESMGKEIEASDRNGFPIVTQPKAATPLKPTPLKVKTHEVSFISSHKESGRTTDKTSEVNCKSSPYSSHPRLTPPKSAKTHRVSSVSNGKTDLAEVNREVVPERTSTRPLEHKTMGQLRSGAGPSTSSIPMPEGTTELKVPRPDSTRKRPTTPKVPRPDSTRKRPTTPKVSVPESNQKRPTTPKVPRPDSTRKWPTTPKVSVPESTRKRPTTPKVSVPESNQKRPTTPKVPRPDSTRNRPTTPKVSVPESTRKRPTTPKVSVPESTRKWAITPKVSVPESTRNRPTIPKVSVPESNQKWPTTPKVSVPESTRNRHTTPKVSVPESTRNRPTTSKVSVPESTRNRPTTPKVSVPESTRNRPTTPKVSVPESTRNRPTTPKVSVPESTRNRPTTPKVSVPESTRNRPTTPKVSVPESNRKRPTTPKVSVPESTRTKDLDKQESTRKRCATPKIYLPEWTRTKDLNRPEKTRGEAIINRAPVKAGAPRVLWSEKAIARPVGGGQGMGYRQGCVAEGATNLSQVKYSAVTCPHLAHTVHIIRYRRMLPQSNSGLQ, translated from the exons ATGAGTGTCCAGAGTTTGTGTCCGTACGGACTGAGGAGCTTGGTGGAGTGTATTTCCAGAGCGACGCTTCTGTCAAAGCCAGCTGACATCCCAAACTTCTTGGTTGAGTATTTGTTAGAGGTGATCGACTTCAGGTGCTCTAACGCTAACTATGAAGCTGGTGACAAAGAGGTCTCCTTCCAGTACCAAGACCTGTGGG AGGAAAGGTTCTTGAGAAATATGACTGGGACCGCAGTAAGACAGCAGTTTCCAGTCGCCACCACAGAGACGTCTACGCCACCAGCAAAATGTCCATCTCTGACAGAGATAGAGGAGTTTTTAAAGGCACTGTATTCTGATTATGGGTTTTGCGATGAAGAAAGTATGGGGAAGGAAATCGAGGCATCAGACAGAAATGGTTTCCCCATTGTAACCCAACCGAAAGCTGCTACCCCTTTAAAGCCAACTCCTCTCAAAGTAAAGACACATGAGGTGTCTTTCATTTCCAGTCACAAGGAGAGTGGGAGAACAACGGATAAAACATCAGAAGTGAACTGTAAGTCTTCTCCATATTCCAGTCATCCAAGACTGACGCCACCTAAAAGCGCGAAGACACATAGAGTGTCCTCAGTAAGTAATGGAAAAACTGACCTGGCTGAAGTGAACAGGGAAGTGGTGCCAGAAAGGACCAGCACCAGGCCTCTAGAACACAAAACTATGGGGCAACTGAGATCAGGAGCAGGACCATCCACATCCAGCATTCCCATGCCAGAGGGCACTACTGAACTTAAGGTACCAAGACCAGACAGCACCAGGAAACGGCCCACTACACCTAAGGTACCAAGACCAGACAGCACCAGGAAACGGCCCACTACACCTAAGGTCTCTGTACCAGAGAGCAACCAGAAACGGCCCACAACACCTAAGGTACCAAGACCAGACAGCACCAGGAAATGGCCCACTACACCTAAG GTCTCTGTACCAGAGAGCACCAGGAAACGGCCCACAACACCTAAGGTCTCTGTACCAGAGAGCAACCAGAAACGGCCCACAACACCTAAGGTACCAAGACCAGACAGCACCAGGAATCGGCCCACAACACCTAAGGTCTCTGTACCAGAGAGCACCAGGAAACGGCCCACTACACCTAAGGTCTCTGTACCAGAGAGCACCAGGAAATGGGCCATAACACCTAAGGTCTCTGTGCCAGAGAGCACCAGGAATCGGCCCACAATACCTAAGGTCTCTGTACCAGAGAGCAACCAGAAATGGCCCACAACACCTAAGGTCTCTGTACCAGAGAGCACCAGGAATCGGCACACAACACCTAAGGTCTCTGTACCAGAGAGCACCAGGAATCGGCCCACAACATCTAAGGTCTCTGTGCCAGAGAGCACCAGGAATCGGCCCACAACACCTAAGGTCTCTGTACCAGAGAGCACCAGGAATCGGCCCACAACACCTAAGGTCTCTGTACCAGAGAGCACCAGGAATCGGCCCACAACACCTAAGGTCTCTGTACCAGAGAGCACCAGGAATCGGCCCACAACACCTAAGGTATCTGTGCCAGAGAGCACCAGGAATCGGCCCACAACACCTAAGGTCTCTGTACCAGAGAGCAACAGGAAACGGCCCACAACACCTAAGGTCTCTGTACCAGAGAGCACCAGAACAAAGGACCTAGACAAACAAGAGAGCACCAGAAAACGCTGCGCAACACCAAAGATCTATTTACCAGAGTGGACCAGGACAAAAGACCTAAACAGACCAGAGAAGACCAGAGGAGAGGCTATCATAAATAGAGCACCAGTGAAGGCCGGAGCACCAAGGGTTCTGTGGTCCGAGAAGGCCATTGCAAGACCCGTTGGGGGTGGCCAGGGTATGGGCTATAGGCAAGGTTGTGTGGCAGAGGGTGCAACCAACTTGAGTCAAGTTAAATATTCTGCTGTCACTTGCCCACATTTAGCACATACCGTCCACATCATAAGGTATAGGCGTATGCTGCCACAATCCAACTCTGGGCTTCAGTGA